The Primulina eburnea isolate SZY01 chromosome 6, ASM2296580v1, whole genome shotgun sequence genome contains a region encoding:
- the LOC140835501 gene encoding uncharacterized protein translates to MKGTGFWHILKQARHLEASDISLRMKDKLTKEEFEGFVMRSWAIWSERLRLTHLRNAYPCAINVEWCTNLLKDFQEARQALWLAPHHEPLSSPNSWIAPRVNTLRLDVDASYNEGSNSFALGGIIRSHEGQPILAFGKNIAKPISVSFAELLAIQIGVNISREHNIDIHLITSDSLLAVQAVTSGDENRSYVGTLALDIRGLLSHLGNPSLRHVRRTANNVVHSIASFACSSPPYFVWKSGDFLFWLINLVIKDLDIFQ, encoded by the coding sequence ATGAAAGGAACTGGGTTTTGGCACATCTTAAAACAAGCTCGCCACCTGGAAGCCTCGGACATATCACTCCGtatgaaagataagttgactaAGGAAGAGTTTGAAGGCTTTGTGATGAGGTCGTGGGCTATTTGGAGTGAGAGACTTCGTCTTACACATCTCCGTAATGCGTACCCCTGTGCGATCAATGTGGAGTGGTGCACTAACCTATTGAAAGACTTCCAAGAGGCACGCCAGGCTCTGTGGCTAGCGCCACACCATGAACCTTTAAGCTCCCCGAACTCTTGGATTGCTCCCCGTGTGAATACTCTACGCTTGGACGTGGATGCATCTTATAACGAAGGCTCTAATAGCTTCGCACTTGGTGGGATAATTCGAAGTCATGAAGGACAACCAATTCTTGCTTTTGGTAAAAATATTGCGAAACCCATATCGGTTTCGTTTGCTGAGCTTCTTGCTATTCAAATTGGAGTCAACATCTCTAGGGAACACAATATTGATATTCATCTTATCACATCAGATTCTCTCTTAGCTGTGCAAGCAGTCACTAGTGGAGATGAGAATCGTAGTTATGTTGGGACCCTAGCTTTGGATATCCGAGGTCTCTTGTCTCATCTGGGCAACCCTTCTTTACGGCATGTGCGGCGGACTGCAAATAATGTTGTTCACTCTATTGCTTCTTTTGCTTGTTCATCCCCTCCCTATTTCGTTTGGAAGAGTGGAGATTTCCTTTTTTGGTTGATTAATCTTGTAATTAAGGATCttgatatttttcaataa